A region of Streptomyces deccanensis DNA encodes the following proteins:
- a CDS encoding ATP-binding protein yields MKAKGWAHSFPVSGGVHAGRRWTRRQLESLPWTADEPETVDAVVLAVSELLTNAHIHAHSDARLILTWDGECLQVSVHDEDPTLPRQRSPKPGETSGRGVGIVRMLADTLEMRCQRHGKTVSACFRPARAGRPDGGPQDGDRPDAG; encoded by the coding sequence ATCAAGGCGAAGGGATGGGCGCATTCGTTTCCCGTGTCGGGAGGAGTGCACGCCGGACGGCGATGGACACGACGGCAGTTGGAGTCCCTCCCGTGGACCGCGGACGAGCCCGAGACGGTGGACGCCGTCGTGCTGGCCGTGTCCGAGCTGCTCACCAACGCGCACATCCACGCGCACAGCGACGCGCGTCTGATCCTCACCTGGGACGGCGAATGCCTGCAGGTGAGCGTCCACGACGAGGATCCGACCCTGCCGCGCCAACGCAGCCCCAAGCCGGGGGAGACCTCCGGCCGCGGCGTGGGGATCGTACGGATGCTCGCCGACACGCTGGAGATGCGGTGCCAGCGCCACGGCAAGACGGTGTCGGCGTGCTTCCGACCGGCGCGCGCCGGACGGCCGGACGGCGGTCCGCAGGACGGCGATCGGCCGGACGCCGGCTGA
- a CDS encoding SpoIIE family protein phosphatase — MADEPVAVGADVHALDTKAQSSPVGRLAATVERLRREVQAAHAEADGRAVIELAKGILVERLGCGPAQAALQLAELTEQAGVTPLEFAVEVINQAARDRLSETTTALLATTASGDDADDPPGGGSLAVRLRTAESAALAAHDAQAVADSLLEHALTPLGAEAVAIWALGADGSLTLAGSAGFSAAEATRWRYVPPGVVTVARRGLGDRAGQWIGSLSQTGLPSIGRHHHPDGGRVAVPAGTGGRIHGVLEIVWPTPLEAQPPQIVRQVEALAELCAHTLGTFAPHHGDGDGDGDTRTGNLPDVAELMDLADGLHDPALVLVPHLDSTGELIDFRIHHVNSRFLDPAGRPRGVVNGSLLLETYPMSAGDSDLFEQVERVYATGEPFRARRMRLTSLVEDVPLSAVADINITRHGGSVLLIWRIEDETARLASLLQHAQRLGRIGGFEENLLTGEITWNGQLYSLYGKPSISGPVPLEDLPAHAHPDDAVAIGRFLRTLLHHRRSASAAFRLQRPDGVTRHIRVVAEPVLDSDGRLFVVRGAYQDISAHHWTEVALAATRDQLAHSEQQASERDRLTLQLQHAIMPPAQAPLEAPGLRVAVRYRPAETQHLVGGDWYDAVVLPSGLVLLCVGDVAGHGIEAATSMVVLRNALRGLAVTGAGPGQLLAWLNMVAHHLTGAVTATAVCGLYDPHRHTLRWARAGHLPPVLVRAAEATPLPLIKGLLLGALPEATYEEHEIQLAVDDTLLMYTDGLIERRDRSVEESLAQLLTAARTVPPTLDQQLDRLLTYSRSDTDDDTCLVGVRVAQVPQD; from the coding sequence GTGGCCGACGAGCCGGTCGCGGTCGGTGCGGACGTGCACGCCCTGGACACCAAGGCGCAGTCCTCGCCCGTCGGGCGGCTCGCCGCGACCGTGGAGCGGTTGCGGCGTGAGGTGCAGGCGGCCCATGCCGAGGCCGACGGTCGTGCCGTGATCGAACTGGCCAAGGGCATCCTCGTGGAGCGGCTCGGGTGCGGGCCGGCCCAGGCCGCCCTGCAACTCGCCGAACTGACCGAACAAGCGGGCGTGACACCCCTGGAGTTCGCCGTCGAGGTCATCAACCAGGCCGCCCGCGACCGGCTCTCCGAGACGACGACCGCCCTCCTCGCGACCACCGCGAGCGGGGACGACGCCGACGACCCGCCGGGCGGCGGCTCCCTCGCCGTACGGCTGCGGACCGCCGAGAGCGCCGCACTGGCCGCCCACGACGCCCAGGCCGTCGCCGACTCCCTCCTCGAACACGCCCTGACGCCGCTCGGCGCCGAAGCCGTGGCGATCTGGGCGCTGGGCGCCGACGGCTCCCTCACCCTCGCCGGCAGTGCCGGGTTCTCGGCCGCCGAGGCGACCCGCTGGCGGTACGTCCCGCCCGGCGTCGTCACCGTCGCCCGTCGCGGACTCGGCGACCGGGCCGGCCAGTGGATCGGCAGCCTGTCCCAGACCGGCCTGCCCTCCATCGGACGGCACCACCATCCCGACGGCGGCCGGGTCGCCGTACCCGCGGGCACCGGCGGCCGCATCCACGGAGTGCTGGAGATCGTCTGGCCCACCCCGCTGGAGGCCCAGCCCCCGCAGATCGTCCGCCAGGTCGAGGCCCTGGCCGAGCTGTGCGCCCACACGCTGGGGACCTTCGCCCCGCACCACGGCGACGGCGACGGCGACGGCGACACGCGAACCGGGAACCTGCCCGACGTCGCCGAACTGATGGACCTCGCCGACGGACTCCACGACCCCGCGCTGGTGCTCGTCCCCCACCTGGACTCCACCGGGGAACTGATCGACTTCCGCATCCACCACGTCAACAGCCGCTTCCTCGACCCGGCGGGCCGGCCCCGGGGCGTCGTCAACGGCAGCCTGCTCCTGGAGACGTATCCCATGTCCGCCGGCGACAGCGACCTGTTCGAGCAGGTCGAACGGGTCTACGCCACCGGCGAGCCGTTCCGTGCCCGCCGCATGCGGCTCACCTCCCTCGTGGAGGACGTCCCGCTGTCGGCGGTCGCCGACATCAACATCACCCGGCACGGCGGCAGCGTCCTGCTCATCTGGCGCATAGAGGACGAGACCGCACGGCTGGCGAGCCTGCTCCAGCACGCCCAACGCCTCGGCCGCATCGGCGGGTTCGAGGAGAACCTCCTCACCGGCGAGATCACCTGGAACGGTCAGCTCTACAGCCTCTACGGCAAGCCCTCCATCAGCGGGCCCGTCCCCCTGGAGGACCTGCCCGCCCACGCCCACCCCGACGACGCCGTCGCCATCGGCCGGTTCCTGCGCACCCTGCTGCACCACCGCCGCTCCGCGTCCGCCGCCTTCCGGCTCCAGCGGCCCGACGGCGTCACCCGGCACATCCGTGTGGTGGCCGAGCCGGTCCTCGACTCCGACGGCCGGCTCTTCGTCGTCCGGGGTGCCTACCAGGACATCTCCGCCCACCACTGGACGGAGGTGGCCCTCGCCGCCACCCGCGACCAGCTCGCCCACTCCGAACAGCAGGCGAGCGAACGCGACCGGCTCACCCTCCAGCTCCAGCACGCGATCATGCCCCCCGCCCAGGCCCCCCTGGAGGCCCCCGGACTGCGCGTCGCCGTCCGCTACCGGCCCGCCGAGACCCAGCACCTGGTCGGCGGCGACTGGTACGACGCGGTCGTGCTGCCCTCCGGGCTGGTGCTGCTGTGCGTGGGGGACGTCGCCGGACACGGCATAGAGGCGGCCACCAGCATGGTCGTCCTGCGCAACGCCCTGCGCGGTCTCGCCGTGACGGGCGCCGGGCCGGGACAGCTTCTGGCCTGGCTCAACATGGTGGCCCACCACCTGACCGGAGCCGTCACCGCGACCGCCGTCTGCGGCCTCTACGACCCCCACCGCCACACCCTGCGCTGGGCCAGGGCGGGCCATCTGCCGCCGGTCCTGGTCCGCGCGGCCGAGGCGACGCCGCTGCCCCTGATCAAGGGTCTGCTGCTCGGCGCACTGCCCGAGGCGACCTACGAGGAACACGAAATCCAACTGGCCGTCGACGACACCCTGTTGATGTACACCGACGGCCTGATCGAACGCCGTGACCGCTCCGTGGAGGAATCCCTGGCCCAACTGCTCACCGCGGCCCGCACCGTGCCCCCCACACTCGACCAGCAGTTGGACCGCCTCCTCACCTACAGCAGGTCCGACACGGACGACGACACCTGCCTCGTGGGCGTCCGGGTGGCCCAGGTACCGCAGGACTGA
- a CDS encoding HAMP domain-containing protein, whose product MSGKTTETVERAPGEQELRQLLAGLTAVRDGDFGTRLPSDGEGLLGDIATVFNGMVDQLSVFTSEVTRVAREVGTEGTLGGQAEVPGVSGTWADLTDSVNAMAGNLTTQVRDIAQVATAVAKGDLSQKIDVPARGEILQLKETVNTMVDQLSAFADEVTRVAREVGSEGRLGGQAQVPGVGGVWRDLTDSVNFMAGNLTSQVRNIAQVTTAVAEGDLSQKITVDARGEILELKNTINTMVDQLSAFADEVTRVAREVGTEGRLGGQADVKGVKGTWRDLTDSVNFMGANLTSQVRNIAQVATAVAQGDLSQKITVDARGEILELKDTINTMVDQLSGFADEVTRVAREVGTEGNLGGQAIVRGASGTWKDLTDNVNVMASNLTGQVRSIAQVATAVARGDLSQKITVEAKGEVAALADVINTMVDTLSAFADEVTRVAREVGTEGRLGGQAHVPNVAGTWKDLTDNVNSMANNLTGQVRNIALVTTAVANGDLSKKIDVDARGEILELKTTINTMVDQLSSFAAEVTRVAREVGSEGRLGGQAEVEGVEGTWKRLTENVNELAGNLTRQVRAIAEVTSAVAEGDLTRSITVEASGEVADLKDNINSMVESLRETTRANQEQDWLKTNLARISGLMQGHRDLPVVAELIMDELAPLASAQYGAFYLAEDTERGPELRLVGSYGYPDDTDRPERIPVGRSLVGQAARNRRPISVEELPPGYVTISSGLGQAVPSALVVLPIVVEDQVLGVIELGSVTPFTQIHQDFLSQLMPTIGVNLNTIVANARTDELLGESQRLTAELQARSEELQVQQYELQRSNAELEEKATLLASQNSDIEAKNLEIEQARQELETRAQQLALASKYKSEFLANMSHELRTPLNSLLILAQLLAQNPSRNLTPKQVEYAGIIHSAGSDLLQLINDILDLSKVEAGKMDVAPERVPLRKLLEYVEATFRPMTSQKNLDFTVATAPGTPADLLTDDSRLRQILRNLLSNAVKFTEEGGVTLRIEPALDREVPVGVLRGGPVVAFRVEDTGIGIPQQQLETIFGAFQQADGTTSRKYGGTGLGLSITREIAHLLGGAVTVDSTPGQGSTFTLYLPVARDDFEELLDADGRPTEHAHPTRRELPSASRPDTASPAVPEQRRRRLLVVEDRPRGLLTLVAERAVADLASDGDPLGAIDIITAVGAQEAASTLAAEPCHCVVLELALSDDEGARLLEAMEGDSALASVPVLVHTGHRVDLAHEQALRSRADGRPLDFLSSLDELRERITLHLSAEEPGDVLSLVRAEETQRPATQVVDGAFLGRKVLVVDDDARNLFALSGMLELHGFHVLHADNGRRGIEMLLAHPDVSLVLMDVMMPEMDGYTATSEIRSMPQYADLPIIAVTAKAMPGDQEKSLASGANDYVTKPVDTGDLIGRVRRWLTV is encoded by the coding sequence ATGAGCGGCAAGACGACCGAGACCGTCGAACGGGCTCCGGGAGAGCAGGAGCTACGGCAGCTCCTGGCCGGACTGACCGCCGTACGGGACGGCGACTTCGGCACCCGGCTGCCCTCCGACGGCGAGGGGCTGCTCGGCGACATCGCCACCGTCTTCAACGGCATGGTGGACCAGTTGTCCGTGTTCACCTCGGAGGTCACCCGCGTGGCCCGCGAGGTGGGCACCGAGGGCACGCTCGGCGGACAGGCCGAGGTGCCGGGCGTCTCGGGCACCTGGGCCGATCTCACCGACTCGGTCAACGCCATGGCGGGCAATCTGACCACCCAGGTGCGCGACATCGCACAGGTGGCGACCGCCGTCGCGAAGGGCGACCTGTCGCAGAAGATCGACGTCCCGGCGCGTGGCGAGATCCTCCAGCTGAAGGAGACCGTCAACACGATGGTCGACCAGCTCTCCGCGTTCGCCGACGAGGTCACGCGCGTCGCGCGCGAGGTCGGCAGCGAGGGGCGGCTCGGCGGACAGGCCCAGGTGCCCGGCGTCGGCGGGGTCTGGCGCGACCTCACCGATTCGGTCAACTTCATGGCCGGCAACCTCACGTCCCAGGTCCGCAACATCGCCCAGGTGACCACGGCGGTGGCCGAGGGTGATCTGTCGCAGAAGATCACGGTCGACGCCCGTGGAGAGATCCTGGAGTTGAAGAACACCATCAACACGATGGTGGATCAGCTCTCCGCGTTCGCCGACGAGGTCACCCGCGTCGCCCGCGAGGTCGGCACCGAGGGACGCCTCGGCGGGCAGGCGGACGTCAAGGGCGTGAAGGGCACCTGGCGGGACCTCACGGACTCCGTGAACTTCATGGGGGCCAACCTCACCTCCCAGGTCCGCAACATCGCCCAGGTGGCCACGGCGGTGGCTCAGGGCGACCTGTCCCAGAAGATCACCGTGGACGCCCGCGGGGAGATCCTCGAGCTCAAGGACACCATCAACACGATGGTGGACCAGCTGTCCGGCTTCGCCGACGAGGTGACCCGTGTGGCCCGCGAGGTCGGCACCGAGGGCAACCTGGGCGGACAGGCCATCGTCCGGGGCGCGTCGGGGACCTGGAAGGACCTGACGGACAACGTCAACGTGATGGCGTCGAACCTGACCGGGCAGGTCCGCTCGATCGCCCAGGTCGCCACCGCCGTCGCACGCGGCGACCTCTCCCAGAAGATCACCGTCGAGGCCAAGGGCGAGGTCGCCGCCCTCGCGGACGTCATCAACACGATGGTCGACACGCTCTCCGCGTTCGCCGACGAGGTCACCCGCGTCGCCCGCGAGGTCGGCACCGAGGGACGCCTCGGCGGCCAGGCCCACGTCCCGAACGTCGCGGGCACGTGGAAGGACCTCACCGACAACGTCAACTCGATGGCCAACAACCTCACCGGCCAGGTCCGCAACATCGCCCTGGTCACGACGGCGGTGGCCAACGGCGACCTGTCGAAGAAGATCGACGTCGACGCGCGCGGCGAGATCCTGGAGCTGAAGACCACCATCAACACGATGGTCGACCAGCTGTCGTCGTTCGCCGCCGAGGTCACCCGCGTCGCCCGCGAGGTCGGCAGCGAGGGCCGGCTCGGCGGACAGGCCGAGGTGGAGGGCGTCGAGGGCACCTGGAAGCGGCTCACCGAGAACGTCAACGAGCTGGCCGGGAACCTCACCCGGCAGGTCCGCGCGATCGCCGAGGTCACCAGCGCCGTCGCCGAGGGCGACCTGACCCGCTCCATCACCGTGGAGGCGTCCGGCGAGGTCGCCGACCTCAAGGACAACATCAACTCCATGGTGGAGTCCCTGCGCGAGACCACCCGCGCCAACCAGGAGCAGGACTGGCTCAAGACCAACCTCGCCCGGATCTCCGGCCTGATGCAGGGCCACCGCGACCTGCCCGTCGTCGCCGAACTCATCATGGACGAGCTCGCGCCGCTGGCCTCCGCCCAGTACGGCGCCTTCTACCTCGCCGAGGACACCGAGCGCGGCCCCGAACTGCGGCTGGTGGGCTCGTACGGCTACCCCGACGACACCGACCGGCCCGAGCGCATCCCCGTGGGCCGCTCGCTGGTCGGGCAGGCCGCGCGCAATCGCCGTCCCATCAGCGTCGAGGAACTGCCGCCGGGCTACGTGACCATCTCCTCCGGCCTCGGACAGGCCGTGCCCAGCGCCCTGGTGGTGCTGCCCATCGTGGTGGAGGACCAGGTCCTCGGCGTCATCGAACTGGGCTCCGTCACCCCCTTCACCCAGATCCACCAGGACTTCCTCAGCCAGCTGATGCCGACCATCGGCGTCAACCTCAACACCATCGTGGCCAACGCCCGCACCGACGAACTGCTCGGGGAGTCCCAGCGGCTGACCGCCGAACTCCAGGCCCGGTCGGAGGAGTTGCAGGTCCAGCAGTACGAACTGCAGCGCTCCAACGCCGAACTGGAGGAGAAGGCCACCCTGTTGGCGTCGCAGAACAGCGACATCGAGGCCAAGAACCTGGAGATCGAACAGGCCCGGCAGGAGCTGGAGACCCGCGCACAGCAGCTGGCGCTGGCGTCCAAGTACAAGTCGGAGTTCCTGGCGAACATGAGCCACGAACTGCGCACCCCGCTCAACAGCCTGCTGATCCTCGCCCAGTTGCTCGCCCAGAACCCCTCACGCAACCTCACGCCCAAGCAGGTCGAGTACGCGGGCATCATCCACTCGGCGGGCTCGGACCTGCTGCAGCTGATCAACGACATCCTCGACCTGTCGAAGGTCGAGGCGGGCAAGATGGACGTCGCCCCCGAACGGGTCCCGCTGCGCAAGCTCCTGGAGTACGTCGAGGCCACGTTCCGCCCGATGACGTCACAGAAGAACCTGGACTTCACGGTGGCCACCGCGCCGGGCACGCCCGCCGACCTCCTCACCGACGACTCCCGGCTGCGGCAGATCCTGCGCAACCTGCTGTCGAACGCGGTGAAGTTCACCGAGGAGGGCGGCGTCACCCTCCGCATCGAACCCGCCCTGGACCGCGAGGTACCCGTGGGCGTCCTGCGCGGCGGACCCGTCGTGGCGTTCCGGGTCGAGGACACCGGCATCGGCATCCCCCAGCAGCAACTGGAGACGATCTTCGGGGCGTTCCAGCAGGCCGACGGCACCACCAGCCGCAAGTACGGCGGCACTGGACTGGGTCTGTCGATCACCCGGGAGATCGCCCATCTGCTCGGCGGCGCCGTCACGGTCGACAGCACACCCGGGCAGGGCAGCACCTTCACCCTCTACCTGCCCGTGGCCCGCGACGACTTCGAGGAACTGCTCGACGCCGACGGGCGGCCCACGGAACACGCGCACCCCACCCGCCGGGAACTCCCGTCGGCGTCCCGGCCGGACACCGCGTCCCCCGCCGTGCCCGAGCAGCGCCGCCGCCGTCTGCTGGTCGTCGAGGACCGCCCGCGCGGACTGCTGACCCTCGTCGCCGAACGCGCCGTCGCGGACCTCGCCTCCGACGGCGACCCCCTCGGCGCGATCGACATCATCACGGCGGTCGGAGCCCAGGAGGCCGCGAGCACCCTGGCCGCCGAACCCTGCCACTGCGTCGTCCTCGAACTCGCCCTGTCCGACGACGAGGGAGCGCGTCTGCTGGAGGCCATGGAAGGCGACTCGGCGCTCGCCAGCGTGCCCGTCCTCGTGCACACCGGCCACCGGGTGGACCTGGCGCACGAGCAGGCACTGCGCTCCCGCGCGGACGGCCGCCCGCTGGACTTCCTCTCCAGCCTGGACGAACTGCGCGAACGCATCACCCTGCACCTGTCCGCCGAGGAGCCGGGGGACGTGCTGTCCCTGGTGCGTGCCGAGGAGACGCAGCGCCCCGCCACGCAGGTCGTCGACGGCGCCTTCCTCGGCCGCAAGGTCCTCGTGGTCGACGACGACGCCCGCAACCTCTTCGCCCTGAGCGGCATGCTGGAGCTCCACGGCTTCCACGTCCTGCACGCCGACAACGGCCGCCGGGGCATCGAGATGCTGCTCGCCCACCCGGACGTCTCGCTGGTGCTGATGGACGTGATGATGCCCGAGATGGACGGGTACACCGCCACCTCGGAGATCCGGTCGATGCCCCAGTACGCCGACCTGCCCATCATCGCCGTCACCGCGAAGGCCATGCCCGGCGACCAGGAGAAGAGCCTGGCCTCGGGGGCGAACGACTACGTCACCAAGCCCGTCGACACGGGTGACCTCATCGGCCGCGTCCGACGGTGGCTGACCGTATGA
- a CDS encoding calcium-binding protein: MTLTGGPASAATGVSKSGTNVVVNAAAGRANNITVGLSGSNVVIQDTADTLTAGVGCTLQVNGSVVCPVNLNTDTVVVNAGDGNDIITKTGNVRGDLKGESGNDVINGGPSPGSNILNGGTGNDTLNGGVTFDLLIGGTGADRLSGGGGTSDIASYLESGSGVVVDIDNAADDGIGGEGDNVLTDVEIVYGSPFGDTLTGGTAGDILSGFGGNDLLVGGTGNDTLVGGAGGDTHSGGAGNDTLDAVDGVFGNDSLNGGTNTDTCTADTSDTKTACEA, translated from the coding sequence GTGACCTTGACCGGAGGGCCCGCGAGCGCGGCCACGGGCGTGTCCAAGAGCGGGACCAACGTGGTCGTCAACGCGGCGGCGGGGCGCGCCAACAACATCACCGTCGGCCTGTCCGGGAGCAACGTCGTCATCCAGGACACCGCCGACACGCTGACCGCCGGCGTCGGCTGCACCCTCCAGGTGAACGGCTCGGTGGTCTGCCCGGTGAACCTCAACACCGACACGGTCGTGGTCAACGCCGGTGACGGCAACGACATCATCACCAAGACCGGCAACGTCCGCGGCGACCTGAAGGGCGAGTCCGGCAACGACGTCATCAACGGCGGCCCCAGCCCGGGCAGCAACATCCTCAACGGCGGCACGGGGAACGACACCCTGAACGGCGGGGTCACCTTCGACCTCCTCATCGGCGGCACGGGCGCGGACCGGCTCAGCGGCGGGGGCGGCACCAGCGACATCGCCAGCTATCTGGAGAGCGGTTCCGGAGTGGTCGTCGACATCGACAACGCCGCCGACGACGGCATCGGCGGCGAGGGCGACAACGTCCTCACGGACGTGGAGATCGTCTACGGCAGCCCGTTCGGCGACACGCTCACCGGTGGTACGGCGGGCGACATCCTGTCCGGCTTCGGAGGCAACGACCTCCTGGTGGGCGGCACCGGCAACGACACCCTCGTCGGTGGCGCCGGCGGCGACACGCACAGCGGAGGCGCCGGCAACGACACCCTCGACGCCGTGGACGGCGTGTTCGGCAACGACTCCCTCAACGGGGGCACCAACACCGACACCTGCACGGCCGACACGAGCGACACGAAGACCGCCTGCGAGGCGTGA
- the hypE gene encoding hydrogenase expression/formation protein HypE, translating to MSDTTELPATLDIEGWTCPAPVRDRPRVVMGHGGGGALSAELVEQIFAPAYGGEVLAQMGDAAVLALGGARLAFSTDSYVVRPLFFPGGSIGDLAVNGTVNDLAMRGARAAYLSCGFILEEGVELDVVSRVARALGAAARTAGVEVATGDTKVVEAGHGDGVFVNTAGIGLVPAGVDLRPQRVVPGDVVIVSGAIGVHGVAIMSVREGLEFGVEIESDCAALGGLVDAMLAVTPDLHVLRDPTRGGLAAALNEIAAASGTGVVVRERAVPVPSAVANACAILGLDPMYIANEGKLVAFVPREHADAVLEAMRAHPLGTDSVIIGEAVEDHPGMVVARTGLGGTRVVDLPIGEQLPRIC from the coding sequence TTGTCTGACACCACCGAACTCCCCGCCACCCTCGACATCGAAGGGTGGACGTGCCCGGCCCCCGTCCGCGACAGGCCCCGCGTCGTCATGGGCCACGGCGGCGGGGGAGCCCTCTCCGCCGAACTCGTCGAGCAGATCTTCGCGCCGGCCTACGGCGGAGAGGTGCTCGCCCAGATGGGTGACGCGGCCGTTCTCGCGCTGGGCGGGGCCCGGCTGGCGTTCTCCACCGACTCCTACGTGGTGCGGCCGCTGTTCTTCCCCGGCGGCAGCATCGGCGACCTCGCGGTGAACGGCACCGTCAACGACCTCGCCATGCGCGGCGCCCGCGCCGCCTACCTCTCCTGCGGGTTCATCCTGGAGGAGGGCGTCGAGCTGGACGTGGTCAGCCGGGTCGCCCGTGCGCTCGGCGCGGCCGCGCGCACGGCCGGGGTGGAGGTGGCCACCGGTGACACCAAGGTGGTGGAGGCCGGCCACGGCGACGGGGTCTTCGTCAACACGGCCGGCATCGGTCTGGTCCCGGCCGGCGTCGATCTGCGGCCCCAGCGGGTCGTCCCCGGCGACGTCGTGATCGTCAGCGGCGCCATCGGCGTCCACGGGGTGGCGATCATGAGCGTGCGGGAAGGGCTGGAGTTCGGCGTCGAGATCGAGAGCGACTGCGCGGCCCTCGGTGGTCTGGTCGACGCGATGCTCGCCGTCACCCCTGACCTGCACGTCCTGCGCGACCCCACCCGGGGCGGCCTGGCGGCGGCGCTCAACGAGATCGCGGCGGCCTCGGGCACCGGGGTCGTCGTCCGGGAGCGCGCTGTCCCGGTCCCGTCCGCCGTGGCCAACGCCTGCGCCATTCTCGGGCTGGACCCCATGTACATCGCCAACGAGGGCAAGCTCGTGGCCTTCGTCCCGCGCGAGCACGCCGACGCGGTGCTGGAGGCGATGCGCGCCCACCCCCTGGGCACCGACTCCGTGATCATCGGCGAGGCCGTCGAGGACCATCCCGGCATGGTCGTGGCCAGGACCGGGCTCGGCGGCACACGGGTGGTCGACCTGCCGATCGGGGAGCAACTGCCGAGAATCTGCTGA
- the hypD gene encoding hydrogenase formation protein HypD has protein sequence MKYIDEFQDPELARRLLDDIRATVTRPWALMEVCGGQTHSIIRHGLDQLLPDEIELIHGPGCPVCVTPLEVIDKALEIASRPEVIFCSFGDMLRVPGTGRDLFQVRGEGGDVRVVYSPLDALRIAQRNPDRQVVFFGIGFETTAPPNAMTVHQARKLGVENFSMLVSHVRVPPAIEAIMSSPSCRVQGFLAAGHVCSVMGVGEYPELAERFRVPIVVTGFEPLDILEGVRRAVRQLERGEHTVDNAYARAVRPEGNQAARAMLEDVFEVTDRAWRGIGVIPDSGWRLAPKYRDHDAEHRFQVGGIRTVEPAECRSGEVLQGLLKPHECEAFGTLCTPRTPLGATMVSSEGACAAYYLYRRLDVPAVKAREASPVV, from the coding sequence GTGAAGTACATCGACGAGTTCCAGGACCCGGAGCTGGCGCGACGGCTCCTCGACGACATCCGTGCCACGGTGACCAGACCGTGGGCCCTGATGGAGGTGTGCGGAGGGCAGACGCACAGCATCATCCGGCACGGCCTCGATCAACTCCTCCCCGACGAGATCGAGTTGATCCACGGGCCGGGCTGCCCCGTGTGCGTGACCCCGCTGGAGGTCATCGACAAGGCACTGGAGATCGCCTCACGACCGGAGGTGATCTTCTGCTCCTTCGGCGACATGCTGCGGGTGCCCGGCACCGGCCGGGACCTGTTCCAGGTCCGCGGGGAGGGCGGCGACGTACGGGTCGTCTACTCGCCGCTCGACGCGCTGCGGATCGCCCAGCGGAACCCGGACCGCCAGGTGGTGTTCTTCGGCATCGGCTTCGAGACCACCGCGCCGCCCAACGCCATGACGGTCCATCAGGCCCGCAAGCTGGGCGTCGAGAACTTCAGCATGCTGGTGTCCCACGTCCGCGTACCGCCCGCCATCGAGGCGATCATGTCCTCGCCGAGCTGCCGGGTACAGGGCTTCCTCGCCGCCGGGCACGTCTGCAGCGTGATGGGCGTGGGGGAGTACCCGGAACTCGCCGAACGCTTCCGCGTCCCCATCGTCGTGACGGGCTTCGAGCCGCTGGACATCCTCGAAGGCGTACGCCGGGCCGTGCGGCAGTTGGAACGCGGTGAGCACACCGTCGACAACGCCTACGCCCGCGCCGTCCGCCCGGAGGGCAACCAGGCCGCACGGGCCATGCTGGAGGACGTCTTCGAGGTCACCGACCGGGCCTGGCGCGGGATCGGGGTGATCCCCGACAGCGGTTGGCGACTGGCGCCGAAGTACCGGGACCACGACGCCGAGCACCGCTTCCAGGTCGGCGGGATCCGGACGGTCGAGCCCGCCGAGTGCCGCAGCGGAGAAGTCCTCCAGGGGCTGCTCAAGCCGCACGAGTGCGAGGCCTTCGGCACGCTGTGCACACCGCGTACGCCCCTGGGGGCCACGATGGTCTCCAGCGAGGGAGCCTGCGCCGCGTACTACCTCTACCGGCGGCTGGACGTGCCCGCCGTCAAGGCCCGGGAGGCGAGCCCCGTTGTCTGA
- a CDS encoding HypC/HybG/HupF family hydrogenase formation chaperone: MCLAVPGRVLDIEERDGTRMATVDFGGVVKEVCLEYLPDLRVGEYAIVHVGFALQRLDEESARQTLELFAELGMLQEEFGDAWEMAAAEAGVDPVGVGPVTEARLAEMSAAEVSAEEVRDR; the protein is encoded by the coding sequence ATGTGCCTGGCGGTACCCGGCAGAGTGCTGGACATCGAGGAACGGGACGGCACCCGGATGGCCACCGTCGACTTCGGCGGCGTGGTCAAGGAGGTGTGCCTGGAGTATCTGCCCGACCTGCGGGTCGGCGAGTACGCCATCGTCCACGTCGGGTTCGCCCTGCAACGACTGGACGAGGAGTCGGCCCGGCAGACGCTCGAACTCTTCGCCGAACTCGGCATGCTGCAGGAGGAGTTCGGCGATGCCTGGGAAATGGCGGCGGCGGAGGCGGGCGTGGATCCGGTGGGCGTGGGCCCGGTGACCGAGGCGCGGTTGGCGGAAATGTCGGCGGCAGAGGTGTCGGCGGAAGAGGTGCGTGACCGGTGA